The Microtus ochrogaster isolate Prairie Vole_2 chromosome 10, MicOch1.0, whole genome shotgun sequence genome contains the following window.
TTCCTGGCAAGCACAGGGCTCCTCTAGAGTGGAGTGGAGTCTAGAATGGAGCGGTTGGTTGAATATAAGGGTGAATGATGTGGACCTTATCCTCAGGGAGCTCAGagactagaaagaaaagagagttgCCCACCCAAAATTACACAAAGACTAAAGAGGGGCAACGTGCTGTGGGCCCACAAAGGCTGGGAGGCCATTCCTATGGGCAGATGGGGGATCGTGTGGTTGCTGCGCAGCCGCATCTAGAATAGGGAGGTGAAGAGAGTGCTCCACATCTGAGGTCAGGCAGTGCCTTCCTCGCTGAGCTTCTCAAGCTTGATGCCCAGCAtcccagaagaggaggaagctgggacCATGGTACACTGACTGTGCCAGCCTAGGAGGCCGGACCACTTCTGCGGGGAAGAAGGCAGGCGTGTCCACAGCATACAAGACAGTAATACCGGGCTGTGTTTTGGGTGGAGGGGACTAGAGAAAGAGTCAGATTTAGCTCTCAGAGCCGCCACAGGCAGGACTTAGCAATTTCACCCCCTCCTAGACATCTGCAAGCCCCCTACCCTTGGTGATGGTGGGTTGGGGCCCTCAGTTCCTCAGGGGTCAGTGAAGAAGGACCTGGACGCCTGACTCACCCGCCCACATGAAGAGGACCACAACGATGATCAGCACCTCGCCTGTTCGCAGCTGCTggttcctccccatctccttcatgGTCACCTCATCTGTGGGGAAAGATTAGCTAGTCCTGGGCTCCTTTCTTCCCCAGCCATTCCTCCGGGGCCAAGCCCACAAGAAGTGCCTCTATCGATGCCGAGACACCCAACATGAAGAGTTCGAGGAACATCGTGAAGGCTGCTTGGGGTGGCAGCGTTTGGACTCAACCCAAAGGAGGATGTTTACACACCAGTCTCCTCCTGGGGGACCAAAGCAAACCTCCATCTTTTGAGGTGTTTTgcttcctccctgctctgcccAACCGCCCTCGCCTAACTGCCCCCACCCTGGAACTCTAGCATGCCCAGGCTTGCCTTTATTCTTAGACGCCATCTTCTCGGCCTCACGTGGGGTCTTGAAGAGCAGAGGCTCACTAGCTGGGCTCTGGCCCTGGATGGAGATTGCCTGCACGTGCACGATGTATTCTGTGTCCTCCTCCAGATCCCAGAGAGCACACGATCGGGTGGTGGTGTTCACCTCCTGGATGAAGCGGAGCATCCGCACATCTTTCTTCTGAAAGGGGGAGGGCTTGGTATGTCAGTGTGCTGGCACCTACCCTACACTGCCCACTTCCGCAGTGACAAGTCCTTTTCATTTACATCACCATCAACCGGTCCTCGGGTGCCATTATCTCCACGGTACAGCTAAGAAGACGGGCTCAGAGAGGTCAGGATgttgcccaaggccacacaacCACTGCGAATGCCAGTGTGTGTCTGAGGTCAGACCCATGCTCTGAACTTCCATTCCCAAACCTTCTCCACTGACGATGGACCTTCTGTGGCCACGATTCTAAGCTAAATGTACAACTTGTCACTCACATCTCTTgtcctgtgtttcttttccttttctgtttctctgccacCACCCTAcatcccagacagacagacagtatcctctctttttctcttcagttttgttttggtttggtttggtttggtttttcgagacagggtttctctgtggttttggagcctgtcctggaactagctcttgtagaccaggctggcctcgaactcacagagatccgctgcctctgcctcccgagtgctgggattacaggcgtgtgccaccaccgcctggctagttttgttttgttttaagacagggtcttgttgtattgcctggctggctttgaacttgcagtccttctgctgtgcctcctgagttctgggattataggcatgcaacactgtttgcttccagtttctgtcACCTCACCGTCTTGCTATGCCCTCTCCTCCCAAGCACCCTCAAGAGTTACCTGCTGAGAGATGGCAAACCCGATGACAACCTCATCCTCCAGGACATCCCAGCTGACCACTGCGGAGTTGGCCTTGAGGTGCCTGACGGTGACGTTCACTGGGGCCGAGGGGCTGTCTGTAGGGCAGGGAGGCACCTGAGCCTGAGCATGCCCGGCTCTGAGGTTTAGTGTCTCCAGAAATGAGAAAGGGGAAAGCTGGGGGAGGCTAcgtggagagggagaagagaatcCAAGGCTTCAGCTGGGCCCTGGATGGTTGAGAGGCCCAGGGTCCTCGTGACGCTTGCTACAGACTGGCCAGACCAAGGGTCCTTAGGTAAAACTGATGAGCCTTGGCCTCAGTCAGGGTGAGGTCTAGTGGCTGGGTGGTTAGGTATGGAGGTGGGGGATAGCTGAGCTGAGTTGTAGAAGCTGATTAATCAGACGGAAGCAGTCACAAGAACTCCTAGTTCATGGCCCTTTCTATAGCCCCATGCGGTCAACTAAGTGACCttgaggaaaggagacagacccCGAGATGAAGAGCCCGGAAGGGCTGAGCCCTGGCATGGGAGTGAGGGGCAACCCAGAATTGTGCTGAGCTGGGCAGAGCACTCATAAGGGAAAGGGTCCGTGTGAACCTCTCCATATTCCGTGGGGCCTCAAGTGGCAGGAATGGGGGAAGTTAGAGAAAGGCATTCAGAACAGGGCCCCTTGGTGGAGAGACACCAAGATAGGGCAAAGCCTTCTGGGTGAAGGAAGAAGAATAATGGGGGCAATTTCAGAGAGTAAGTGGGAAAGCAATGGGGGTGCAGGACAGCAAGGACCTTCCGGGAGAGGAGAGTCACACGGGCTGTGTCTCTCAAGAGCGCAGGTGTTGTGATTAGAAGCCCTGGGCCTGAACAGTAACCCCATATCCCTCAGATGAGTGGACTCAAGGCC
Protein-coding sequences here:
- the Fndc5 gene encoding fibronectin type III domain-containing protein 5, which codes for MPLGPPCAWPPRAALRLWLGCVCFALVQADSPSAPVNVTVRHLKANSAVVSWDVLEDEVVIGFAISQQKKDVRMLRFIQEVNTTTRSCALWDLEEDTEYIVHVQAISIQGQSPASEPLLFKTPREAEKMASKNKDEVTMKEMGRNQQLRTGEVLIIVVVLFMWAGVIALFCRQYDIIKDNEPNNNKEKTKSASETSTPEHQGGGLLRSKI